A genomic region of Pseudomonas sp. KU43P contains the following coding sequences:
- the rpmB gene encoding 50S ribosomal protein L28: MSRVCQVTGKGPVTGNNISHANNKTRRRFLPNLQHHRFWVESEKRFVRLRVSAKGMRVIDKRGIDVVLAELRARGEKF; this comes from the coding sequence ATGTCGAGAGTCTGTCAAGTTACTGGTAAGGGTCCAGTAACCGGGAACAACATTTCCCACGCAAACAACAAAACCCGTCGTCGTTTCCTGCCGAACCTGCAACACCACCGTTTCTGGGTTGAGTCCGAGAAGCGTTTCGTGCGTCTGCGCGTTTCTGCCAAAGGCATGCGCGTCATTGACAAGCGTGGTATCGACGTAGTGCTGGCCGAGCTGCGTGCTCGCGGCGAAAAGTTCTAA
- the radC gene encoding RadC family protein translates to MNIRKWPADERPREKLLTRGAAVLSDAELLAVLLGSGVAGRNVLDLARGLLVSFGGLRQFLEADRQAVLREPGLGPVKYAQLQALLEIGRRYLDESIERTPALESPVAVRRYLKAMLRHEASEVFGCLFLDSKHRPLAFEILFRGTIDRASIYPREVVRRALTHNAAALILCHNHPSGNSEPSQDDVHMTLSLKRALGLIDVRVLDHIIVGDGEPLSMVEQGWIVA, encoded by the coding sequence ATGAATATCAGGAAATGGCCGGCGGATGAACGGCCCCGGGAGAAGCTGCTGACACGTGGTGCAGCCGTGTTGTCGGATGCCGAGCTGCTCGCGGTATTGCTAGGTTCAGGTGTTGCCGGGCGCAACGTGCTGGACCTGGCGCGTGGTCTGTTGGTGAGTTTTGGTGGGCTCAGACAGTTTCTCGAGGCTGATCGCCAAGCCGTTTTGCGCGAGCCTGGCCTGGGGCCGGTGAAGTACGCCCAGCTGCAGGCGCTGCTGGAAATCGGCCGGCGTTATCTGGATGAGAGCATCGAGCGTACCCCGGCTCTGGAGAGCCCTGTGGCAGTGCGGCGTTATCTCAAGGCCATGCTGCGCCACGAGGCCAGCGAAGTGTTCGGCTGCCTGTTCCTGGATAGCAAGCACCGGCCGCTGGCCTTCGAAATCCTGTTCAGGGGGACGATCGACCGGGCCAGCATCTACCCCCGAGAAGTGGTGCGCCGTGCGCTGACGCATAACGCAGCGGCCTTGATCCTGTGTCACAACCATCCTTCGGGTAACAGCGAGCCAAGCCAGGATGATGTGCACATGACGCTCTCATTGAAGCGGGCGTTGGGGCTGATCGATGTGCGGGTGCTCGATCACATCATCGTCGGCGACGGTGAGCCCCTGTCGATGGTCGAACAGGGGTGGATCGTGGCCTAG
- a CDS encoding MFS transporter: MRWGTYFAVLASVLSVGLALGVSMPLVSLRLEAWGYGSFAIGVMAAMPALGVLLGASLASRLAGWVGVPAAMRLCLWGGALSIGLLALLPSYPLWLALRLLIGMSLTVVFILGESWINQLVVEQWRGRLVALYGSSYALSQLAGPLVLGFLGSDDDFGFWAATGLLLCAPLLLLGRGGAPSTEACSVTFGDLFGFCRRLPVIAWAIALFASFEAMILTLLPVYCLQQGFTTEIALFMVSTVVVGDAVLQLPIGALADRMSRRSLFTGCAVTLLCSSLAIPLLLHTPVIWPLWVLFGASAGGLFTLSLVLIGERYRDDALVRANAHVAQLWGIGCLLGPLLAGAGSQWVSGHALLWLMAAGAAGLVLLTRRRGAFEAASA, translated from the coding sequence ATGCGCTGGGGAACCTACTTTGCCGTCCTGGCATCGGTGCTGAGCGTCGGGCTCGCGCTCGGCGTGAGCATGCCACTGGTATCCCTGCGTCTTGAGGCTTGGGGTTATGGCAGCTTTGCCATCGGCGTCATGGCCGCCATGCCAGCACTGGGCGTATTGCTCGGCGCCAGCCTGGCCAGTCGTCTGGCGGGTTGGGTGGGTGTGCCTGCAGCCATGCGTCTGTGCCTGTGGGGCGGTGCGTTGTCGATCGGGCTGTTGGCGTTGCTGCCAAGCTACCCTTTGTGGCTGGCGCTGCGCTTGCTGATTGGCATGTCGCTGACCGTGGTGTTCATCCTCGGCGAAAGCTGGATCAATCAACTGGTAGTGGAGCAATGGCGCGGCCGCCTGGTGGCGCTGTATGGCAGCAGCTATGCCTTGAGCCAGCTGGCCGGCCCATTGGTACTGGGTTTCCTCGGCTCCGACGATGATTTCGGCTTTTGGGCCGCGACCGGCCTGCTGCTGTGCGCCCCCTTGCTGTTGCTGGGACGCGGTGGCGCGCCGAGCACCGAGGCTTGCAGCGTAACCTTCGGCGATTTGTTCGGCTTCTGCCGACGCCTCCCCGTGATCGCCTGGGCGATCGCCTTGTTCGCATCCTTCGAGGCGATGATTCTTACCTTGCTGCCGGTGTATTGCCTGCAGCAAGGCTTCACCACCGAAATTGCCTTGTTCATGGTCAGTACCGTGGTGGTGGGTGACGCGGTGCTGCAATTGCCCATCGGCGCGCTGGCCGATCGCATGTCACGGCGCAGCTTGTTCACCGGTTGTGCGGTGACGTTGCTGTGCTCCAGCCTGGCAATTCCATTGCTCCTGCACACGCCAGTGATCTGGCCGCTGTGGGTGCTGTTCGGGGCCAGTGCCGGTGGCCTGTTCACCTTGTCGCTGGTGCTGATCGGCGAACGCTACCGGGATGATGCGCTCGTGCGCGCTAACGCCCATGTGGCGCAGCTGTGGGGCATCGGCTGCTTGCTCGGGCCGCTGCTGGCGGGGGCGGGGAGCCAGTGGGTCAGCGGGCATGCGCTACTGTGGCTAATGGCAGCGGGGGCAGCGGGGCTGGTGTTGCTGACGCGTCGACGTGGGGCGTTTGAAGCGGCTTCTGCGTGA
- the pyrE gene encoding orotate phosphoribosyltransferase produces the protein MQPYQRDFIRFAIDRGVLRFGEFTLKSGRTSPYFFNAGLFNTGSALAQLGRCYAAAIVDSKIPFDVLFGPAYKGIPLAAATAVALAEQHQLDVPWCFNRKEAKDHGEGGSLVGAPLAGDVLIIDDVITAGTAIREVMQIINAQQAKAAGVLIALNREERGNGELSAIQEVERDFGIPVVSIVSLTQVLEFLADDPQLKQHLPAVEAYRAQYGI, from the coding sequence ATGCAGCCGTATCAGCGCGACTTCATTCGTTTTGCCATCGATCGCGGGGTTCTGCGGTTCGGTGAGTTCACTTTGAAATCGGGGCGTACCAGCCCGTATTTCTTCAATGCCGGCCTGTTCAACACCGGCTCCGCCCTGGCGCAGCTGGGTCGTTGCTATGCGGCGGCCATCGTCGACAGCAAGATCCCGTTCGATGTGCTGTTCGGCCCGGCCTACAAGGGTATCCCCTTGGCGGCGGCCACCGCCGTGGCCCTGGCAGAGCAGCATCAGCTCGACGTGCCGTGGTGCTTCAACCGCAAAGAGGCCAAGGACCACGGCGAAGGCGGTAGCCTGGTCGGCGCGCCGTTGGCCGGTGATGTATTGATCATCGATGACGTGATCACTGCTGGTACCGCCATCCGCGAGGTCATGCAGATCATCAACGCCCAGCAGGCCAAGGCCGCTGGCGTGCTGATCGCGCTGAACCGCGAAGAGCGCGGCAATGGCGAGCTGTCTGCGATCCAGGAAGTGGAACGTGACTTCGGTATTCCGGTGGTCAGCATCGTTTCGCTGACCCAGGTGCTGGAGTTCCTGGCCGATGATCCTCAGCTCAAGCAGCATCTGCCGGCTGTGGAGGCGTACCGGGCGCAGTACGGGATCTGA
- a CDS encoding aldehyde dehydrogenase has product MTTLTRADWEQRAQQLKIEGRAFINGEYTDAASGETFDCLSPVDGRFLAKVASCDLADANRAVENARATFDSGVWSQLAPAKRKAKLIRFADLLRKNVEELALLETLDMGKPIGDSSSIDVPGAASAIHWTAEAIDKVYDEVAPTPHDQLGLVTREAVGVVGAIVPWNFPLLMACWKLGPALATGNSVVLKPSEKSPLTAIRIAQLAIEAGIPAGVLNVLPGYGHTVGKALALHMDVDTLVFTGSTKIAKQLMVYAGESNMKRIWLEAGGKSPNIVFADAPDLQAAAEAAASAIAFNQGEVCTAGSRLLVERSIKDKFLPMVIEALKGWKPGNPLDPQTTVGALVDTQQMNTVLSYIDAGHQDGAKLVAGGKRTLEETGGTYVEPTIFDGVTNAMKIAQEEIFGPVLSVIAFDTAEEAIAIANDTPYGLAAGIWTSDISKAHKTARAVRAGSVWVNQYDGGDMTAPFGGFKQSGNGRDKSLHALEKYTELKATWIKL; this is encoded by the coding sequence ATGACCACCCTGACTCGTGCAGACTGGGAACAACGTGCCCAGCAATTGAAGATCGAAGGCCGTGCCTTCATCAACGGCGAATACACCGACGCTGCATCTGGTGAAACCTTCGACTGCCTGAGCCCGGTCGACGGACGCTTCCTGGCCAAGGTCGCCAGCTGCGACCTGGCCGATGCCAACCGCGCCGTGGAAAACGCCCGCGCCACCTTCGATTCCGGCGTTTGGTCGCAATTGGCCCCCGCCAAGCGTAAGGCCAAGCTGATCCGCTTCGCCGACCTGCTGCGCAAGAACGTCGAAGAGCTGGCCCTGCTGGAAACCCTGGACATGGGCAAGCCAATCGGCGATTCGTCGAGCATCGACGTGCCGGGCGCTGCCAGTGCCATCCACTGGACCGCCGAGGCCATCGACAAGGTCTACGACGAAGTCGCCCCTACACCGCACGACCAGCTCGGCCTGGTTACCCGCGAAGCGGTGGGTGTGGTCGGTGCCATCGTACCTTGGAACTTCCCGCTGCTGATGGCTTGCTGGAAGCTCGGCCCAGCCCTGGCCACCGGTAACTCGGTAGTGCTCAAGCCGTCCGAAAAATCCCCGCTGACCGCCATTCGCATCGCCCAGCTGGCTATCGAGGCCGGTATTCCGGCTGGCGTGCTCAACGTCCTCCCTGGCTACGGCCACACTGTGGGCAAGGCTCTGGCCCTGCACATGGACGTGGATACCCTGGTATTCACCGGGTCGACCAAGATCGCCAAGCAGTTGATGGTCTATGCCGGCGAGTCGAACATGAAGCGCATCTGGCTGGAAGCCGGTGGCAAGAGCCCGAACATCGTCTTCGCTGACGCACCGGACCTGCAAGCTGCCGCCGAAGCGGCCGCCAGCGCCATCGCCTTCAACCAGGGCGAAGTCTGCACCGCCGGTTCCCGCCTGCTGGTCGAGCGCTCGATCAAGGACAAGTTCCTGCCGATGGTGATCGAGGCCCTCAAGGGCTGGAAGCCAGGCAACCCACTGGACCCGCAGACCACCGTCGGTGCGCTGGTCGATACTCAGCAGATGAACACCGTGCTGTCGTACATCGACGCCGGTCACCAGGACGGCGCCAAGCTGGTAGCCGGCGGCAAGCGTACCCTGGAAGAGACCGGCGGTACTTACGTCGAGCCGACCATCTTCGATGGCGTGACCAACGCCATGAAAATCGCCCAGGAAGAAATCTTCGGCCCAGTGCTGTCGGTGATCGCCTTCGACACCGCCGAAGAAGCCATCGCCATTGCCAACGACACGCCATACGGCCTGGCCGCAGGTATCTGGACGTCGGACATCTCCAAGGCCCACAAGACCGCCCGTGCCGTGCGCGCTGGCAGCGTCTGGGTCAACCAGTACGACGGCGGCGACATGACCGCACCGTTCGGTGGCTTCAAGCAGTCGGGCAACGGCCGTGACAAGTCGCTGCATGCACTGGAGAAGTACACCGAGCTGAAAGCGACCTGGATCAAGCTGTAA
- the argB gene encoding acetylglutamate kinase, with the protein MTLDRDAASHVAEVLSEALPYIRRFVGKTLVIKYGGNAMESEELKTGFARDIVLMKAVGINPVVVHGGGPQIGDLLKRLSIESHFIDGMRVTDAATMDVVEMVLGGQVNKDIVNLINRHGGSAIGLTGKDAELIRARKLTVSRQTPEMTQPEIIDIGHVGEVVSVNTDLLNMLVKGDFIPVIAPIGVGANGESYNINADLVAGKVAEALKAEKLMLLTNIAGLMDKQGQVLTGLTTEQVNELIADGTIYGGMLPKIKCALEAVQGGVNSSHIIDGRVPNAVLLEIFTDSGVGTLITNRKRH; encoded by the coding sequence ATGACCCTCGATCGCGATGCCGCTTCCCATGTAGCCGAGGTTTTGTCCGAAGCACTGCCTTACATCCGCCGCTTTGTCGGCAAGACCCTGGTGATCAAGTACGGCGGCAACGCGATGGAGAGCGAAGAGCTCAAGACCGGCTTTGCCCGGGACATCGTGCTGATGAAGGCCGTGGGCATCAACCCGGTGGTCGTGCACGGCGGCGGCCCGCAGATCGGCGACCTGCTCAAGCGCCTGTCGATCGAAAGCCACTTCATCGACGGCATGCGCGTCACCGACGCGGCGACCATGGACGTTGTTGAAATGGTCCTCGGCGGCCAGGTCAACAAGGACATCGTCAACCTGATCAACCGCCACGGCGGTAGCGCCATCGGCCTGACCGGCAAGGACGCGGAGCTGATCCGCGCCCGCAAGCTCACCGTGAGCCGCCAGACGCCGGAGATGACCCAGCCGGAAATCATCGACATCGGCCATGTCGGCGAAGTGGTCAGCGTCAACACCGACCTGCTGAACATGCTGGTGAAGGGCGACTTCATCCCGGTGATCGCGCCTATCGGTGTGGGTGCCAACGGTGAGTCGTACAACATCAATGCCGACCTGGTGGCCGGCAAGGTGGCCGAAGCGCTGAAAGCCGAGAAACTGATGCTACTGACCAACATCGCCGGCCTGATGGACAAGCAGGGCCAGGTGCTGACCGGCCTGACCACCGAGCAGGTCAACGAACTGATCGCCGACGGTACCATCTACGGCGGCATGCTGCCGAAGATCAAGTGCGCGCTGGAAGCGGTCCAGGGTGGCGTCAACAGCTCGCACATCATCGACGGCCGTGTGCCGAATGCCGTGCTGCTGGAGATCTTCACCGACAGCGGTGTGGGCACCCTGATTACCAATCGCAAGCGTCACTGA
- the dut gene encoding dUTP diphosphatase produces MHALQAKILDPRLGTEFPLPQYATPGSAGLDLRALLKEDTVLEPGQTLLIPTGLSIYIGDPGLAAMILPRSGLGHKHGIVLGNLVGLIDSDYQGELMVSCWNRGNTPFTIAIGERIAQLVLVPVVQAHFDIVEQFDESQRGTGGFGHSGSH; encoded by the coding sequence ATGCACGCTCTTCAAGCCAAGATTCTCGACCCACGCCTGGGCACCGAATTCCCCCTGCCGCAATACGCCACTCCCGGCTCTGCCGGCCTGGACCTGCGCGCCCTGCTCAAGGAAGACACCGTCCTCGAGCCTGGCCAGACCCTGCTGATTCCCACCGGCCTGTCGATCTACATCGGCGACCCGGGCCTGGCGGCAATGATTCTGCCGCGCTCCGGCCTGGGCCATAAGCACGGCATCGTGCTGGGCAACCTGGTCGGCCTGATCGACTCGGACTACCAGGGCGAGCTGATGGTGTCGTGCTGGAACCGCGGCAACACGCCATTCACCATCGCCATCGGCGAGCGCATCGCGCAACTGGTGCTGGTGCCGGTGGTGCAAGCGCATTTCGACATCGTCGAGCAGTTCGACGAAAGCCAGCGCGGCACCGGTGGCTTTGGCCATTCCGGCAGCCACTGA
- the rpmG gene encoding 50S ribosomal protein L33 yields MRELIRLVSSAGTGHFYTTDKNKRTTPDKIEIKKYDPVVRKHVVYKEAKIK; encoded by the coding sequence ATGCGTGAATTGATCCGTCTGGTTTCGAGTGCTGGCACTGGCCACTTCTACACCACCGACAAGAACAAGCGCACCACTCCGGACAAAATCGAGATCAAGAAATATGATCCGGTTGTTCGCAAGCACGTGGTGTACAAGGAAGCCAAGATCAAGTAA
- a CDS encoding ABC transporter substrate-binding protein, whose amino-acid sequence MRAAALSLLFTSLFAAGLAQAAPLSVCSEASPEGFDVVQYNSLTTTNASADVLMNRLVEFDAAQGKVVPSLAQSWTVSADGLVYDFKLRDGVKFHTTPYFKPSRELNADDVLFSFQRMLYPAHAWHKTAPGGYPHAQSLQLGSLIKSIEAPEPSTVRFTLNHADATFLATLSMGFASIYSAEYADNLLKAGTPEKLNSQPIGTGPFVFQRFQKDAVVRYRANPDYFAGKPSVDPLIFAITTDANVRLQKLKRGECQVALSPKPLDIAEAGKDGNLKVATTPAFMTAFVAINSEHPPLDKPEVRQAINLAFDKQAYLKAVFEDTATAANGPYPPNTWSYAKDLPGYQLDVNKAKALLAKAGLADGFSTTIWTRPSGSLLNPNPSLGAQMLQADLGKIGIKAEIRVIEWGELIRRAKAGEHDLLFMGWAGDNGDPDNFLSPQFSCAAVKSGTNFARFCDSRLDQLISAGRTTNDQSVRSRLYQQAQTLIQQQALWVPLAHPTAATLLRQEVEGYQVSPFGRLDFSKVSVNR is encoded by the coding sequence ATGCGTGCCGCCGCCCTTTCCTTATTGTTCACCTCTCTGTTCGCCGCCGGCCTCGCCCAGGCTGCACCGCTGAGCGTTTGCAGCGAAGCCAGCCCTGAAGGCTTCGACGTGGTCCAGTACAACTCGTTGACCACCACCAATGCCTCGGCCGATGTACTGATGAATCGCCTGGTCGAGTTCGACGCGGCCCAGGGCAAGGTAGTGCCGAGCCTGGCGCAGAGCTGGACGGTGTCGGCCGACGGCCTGGTCTACGACTTCAAGCTGCGCGACGGCGTGAAGTTCCACACCACGCCTTATTTCAAGCCGAGCCGCGAGCTGAACGCCGACGACGTTCTGTTCAGCTTCCAGCGCATGCTCTACCCCGCTCACGCCTGGCACAAGACGGCCCCGGGCGGTTATCCCCACGCCCAGTCGCTGCAGCTGGGCAGCCTGATCAAGTCGATCGAGGCGCCCGAGCCCAGCACTGTGCGCTTCACCCTGAACCACGCCGATGCCACCTTCCTCGCCACCCTGAGCATGGGCTTCGCCTCGATCTACTCCGCCGAATACGCCGACAACCTGCTCAAGGCCGGTACCCCGGAGAAGCTCAACAGTCAGCCCATCGGCACCGGTCCGTTCGTCTTCCAGCGCTTCCAGAAAGATGCCGTGGTGCGTTATCGCGCCAACCCCGACTACTTCGCTGGCAAACCCTCGGTAGACCCGCTGATCTTCGCCATTACCACGGACGCCAATGTGCGCCTGCAGAAGCTCAAGCGCGGCGAATGCCAGGTGGCACTGTCGCCCAAGCCGCTGGACATTGCCGAGGCAGGCAAGGACGGCAACCTCAAGGTCGCCACCACCCCGGCATTCATGACCGCGTTCGTCGCCATCAACAGCGAACACCCGCCGCTGGACAAGCCCGAAGTACGCCAGGCCATCAACCTGGCCTTCGACAAGCAGGCCTATCTCAAGGCCGTATTCGAAGACACGGCCACCGCAGCCAACGGTCCCTACCCGCCCAATACCTGGAGCTACGCCAAGGACCTGCCCGGCTATCAGTTGGACGTGAACAAAGCCAAGGCGCTGTTGGCCAAGGCCGGTTTGGCCGACGGCTTCAGCACCACGATCTGGACCCGCCCTTCGGGCAGCCTGCTCAACCCCAACCCGAGCCTCGGCGCCCAGATGTTGCAGGCTGACCTTGGCAAGATCGGCATCAAGGCCGAGATCCGCGTGATCGAGTGGGGCGAACTGATCCGCCGCGCCAAGGCGGGCGAGCATGACCTGCTGTTCATGGGCTGGGCAGGCGACAACGGCGACCCGGACAACTTTCTCAGCCCGCAATTTTCCTGCGCGGCGGTCAAATCGGGGACCAACTTCGCACGCTTCTGCGACAGCCGGTTGGATCAGCTGATCAGTGCCGGACGCACCACCAACGACCAGAGCGTGCGCAGCCGGTTGTATCAGCAGGCACAGACCCTGATCCAGCAGCAGGCGCTGTGGGTGCCGCTGGCGCATCCGACGGCGGCGACCCTGCTTCGCCAAGAGGTCGAGGGGTATCAGGTGAGCCCGTTCGGGCGGCTGGACTTCAGCAAGGTCTCGGTCAACCGCTGA
- a CDS encoding phospholipase D family protein, which produces MILQRALPLLILLALAGCASIDVPQETSQALPASDSAFGRSVLRQAAPYGGRSGFRLLPNSNEAFRARAELIRNAQVSIDLQYYIVHDGLSTRALVHELLRAADRGVRVRILLDDTTSDGLDIIMGTLDAHPNIQIRVFNPLHLGRSTGATRAVGRLFNLSRQHRRMHNKLFLVDNSMAIVGGRNLGDEYFDAEPNLNFTDIDLLGVGPVAEQLGHGFDQYWNSALSRPIGDFLWRQPDADDLRASRQRLEVSLAEARVRRKALYDRLMAYQSQPRLDVWRNELIWAHSQALWDAPSKVLADDEPDPQLLMSQQLAPDLAAVHSELILVSAYFVPGETGLLYLTGRADAGTSVKLLTNSLEATDVPAVHGGYAPYRRALLEHGVQLFELRRQPGDPGAGRLSFHGSSDSSLHSKAIVFDRRKTFIGSFNFDPRSVLWNTEVGVLVDSPELAEYTRELAMQGMAPALSYQVRLVNDKLVWATEDNGQRHMLTSEPGGLWRRFNAWISKAVGLERML; this is translated from the coding sequence TTGATACTCCAGCGAGCCCTGCCTCTGCTGATACTGCTCGCTCTTGCGGGCTGCGCCAGCATCGACGTACCTCAGGAAACCAGCCAGGCCCTGCCCGCCAGCGATTCGGCCTTCGGCCGCTCGGTGCTGCGCCAGGCGGCGCCCTATGGCGGACGCTCGGGTTTCCGCCTGCTGCCCAACAGCAACGAGGCATTTCGTGCCCGCGCCGAGCTGATCCGCAACGCCCAGGTGAGCATCGACCTGCAGTACTACATTGTCCATGACGGCTTGAGCACCCGTGCCCTTGTGCATGAACTGCTGCGCGCGGCAGACCGTGGCGTGCGCGTGCGCATCCTGCTCGATGACACCACCAGCGATGGCCTGGACATCATCATGGGTACCCTCGACGCCCACCCGAACATCCAGATTCGCGTGTTCAACCCGCTGCACCTGGGGCGCAGCACCGGCGCCACTCGGGCCGTGGGGCGCCTGTTCAACCTGTCGCGTCAGCACCGGCGCATGCACAACAAGTTGTTCCTGGTCGACAACAGCATGGCCATCGTCGGCGGGCGCAACCTGGGCGACGAGTATTTCGATGCCGAGCCCAACCTCAACTTCACCGACATCGACCTGCTCGGCGTTGGCCCGGTAGCCGAGCAGCTTGGCCATGGATTCGACCAGTACTGGAACAGCGCCTTGAGCCGGCCGATCGGCGACTTCCTCTGGCGCCAGCCGGACGCTGACGACCTGCGGGCCAGCCGCCAGCGCCTGGAGGTATCGCTGGCCGAGGCGCGGGTAAGACGTAAAGCGCTGTATGACCGGCTGATGGCCTACCAGTCGCAGCCGCGCCTGGATGTCTGGCGCAACGAGCTGATCTGGGCTCACAGCCAGGCACTGTGGGATGCACCGAGCAAGGTACTGGCAGACGACGAGCCCGACCCGCAATTGCTGATGAGCCAGCAGCTGGCACCGGACCTGGCCGCAGTGCACAGCGAGCTGATCCTGGTATCCGCCTACTTCGTGCCAGGCGAGACCGGGCTGCTGTACTTGACTGGCCGCGCCGACGCAGGCACCTCGGTGAAGCTGTTGACCAACTCGCTGGAGGCCACCGATGTGCCGGCTGTGCATGGCGGCTACGCCCCCTATCGCCGAGCGTTGCTGGAGCACGGCGTGCAGTTGTTCGAACTGCGGCGCCAGCCGGGCGATCCGGGTGCGGGGCGCTTGAGCTTCCATGGCAGCTCGGATTCGAGCCTGCACAGCAAGGCCATCGTCTTCGACCGGCGCAAGACATTCATTGGCTCGTTCAATTTCGACCCGCGCTCAGTGCTGTGGAATACCGAGGTGGGCGTGCTGGTAGACAGCCCTGAACTGGCCGAATACACCCGCGAGCTGGCGATGCAGGGTATGGCGCCGGCGCTGAGCTATCAGGTCAGGCTGGTGAATGACAAGCTGGTCTGGGCAACCGAGGACAACGGCCAGCGGCATATGCTGACGTCAGAGCCGGGCGGGCTCTGGCGGCGGTTCAATGCCTGGATCAGCAAGGCAGTCGGTTTGGAGAGGATGTTGTAG
- the coaBC gene encoding bifunctional phosphopantothenoylcysteine decarboxylase/phosphopantothenate--cysteine ligase CoaBC: MQRLYRKRIVLGVGGGIAAYKSAELIRRLLEHGAQVRVVMTRGGAEFITPLTLQALSGHPVHMDLLDPAAEAAMGHIELAKWADLVLIAPATADLMARMAQGMADDLLTTLVLATDATVAVAPAMNQAMWRDPATQANLELLKNRGIQVFGPASGSQACGDVGLGRMLEATDLAWCAAESFQRQALTGKHVLITAGPTQENIDPVRYITNHSSGKMGFALAEAAAEAGARVTLVTGPVHLPTPDRVTRIDVVSARDMLAACEAAMPCDLFIASAAVADYRPEVVATQKLKKDPTTGDGMLLQMVRNPDILATIAGRDDRPFSVGFAAETEHLLDYATRKLKDKNLDLIVANDVANPSIGFNSEENALTVIDRQQHQTLFAQTSKGKIARQLVAFIAERLNQVQ; this comes from the coding sequence ATGCAGCGGCTGTATCGCAAGCGCATCGTTCTCGGCGTAGGGGGTGGCATTGCCGCCTACAAGAGCGCCGAGCTGATCCGCCGACTCCTGGAGCACGGCGCGCAGGTGCGCGTCGTCATGACCCGCGGCGGTGCTGAGTTCATCACCCCGCTGACCCTGCAGGCGCTGTCCGGCCACCCGGTGCACATGGATCTGCTCGACCCCGCCGCCGAAGCGGCCATGGGCCATATCGAACTGGCCAAGTGGGCCGACCTGGTGCTCATCGCCCCCGCTACCGCCGACCTCATGGCGCGCATGGCCCAGGGTATGGCAGATGACCTGCTGACCACCCTGGTACTGGCCACCGACGCAACCGTGGCCGTGGCCCCGGCCATGAACCAGGCCATGTGGCGTGATCCGGCCACCCAGGCCAACCTGGAACTGCTCAAGAACCGTGGCATCCAGGTGTTCGGCCCGGCCTCCGGCAGCCAGGCCTGCGGCGATGTGGGCTTGGGCCGCATGCTCGAAGCCACCGACCTGGCCTGGTGCGCGGCGGAAAGCTTCCAGCGCCAGGCGCTGACCGGCAAGCACGTGCTGATCACCGCAGGCCCGACCCAGGAAAACATCGACCCGGTGCGCTACATCACCAATCATAGCTCCGGGAAGATGGGCTTCGCCCTGGCCGAAGCGGCTGCCGAAGCCGGGGCTCGGGTAACCCTCGTCACCGGCCCTGTGCACCTGCCGACACCCGACCGGGTCACGCGAATAGACGTGGTTAGCGCGCGGGACATGCTCGCGGCCTGTGAAGCAGCCATGCCGTGCGACCTTTTCATCGCATCGGCGGCAGTCGCGGACTACCGCCCAGAGGTCGTCGCCACGCAGAAGCTCAAGAAGGATCCTACGACCGGCGACGGCATGCTGCTGCAGATGGTGCGTAATCCCGATATCCTTGCGACCATCGCTGGCCGTGACGACCGCCCGTTCAGCGTCGGCTTCGCCGCCGAAACCGAACACTTGCTCGATTACGCCACGCGCAAGCTCAAGGACAAGAACCTCGACCTGATCGTCGCCAATGATGTGGCCAACCCCAGCATCGGCTTCAACAGCGAGGAAAACGCCCTGACCGTGATCGACCGCCAGCAGCACCAGACCCTCTTCGCGCAGACCAGCAAGGGCAAAATCGCCCGGCAACTGGTCGCCTTCATCGCCGAACGGCTCAATCAGGTTCAATAA
- a CDS encoding cupin domain-containing protein, which translates to MDIANIIDFAQVLTEAERYRPAAEKILKGEPDQAVYNHYSSPCGQFAAGVWEGAVGQWTVNYTEHEYCEIVQGVSVLRDQDGGAKTLRTGDRFVIPAGFKGTWEVLEPCRKIYVMFEQK; encoded by the coding sequence ATGGATATCGCCAACATCATCGACTTTGCACAGGTACTCACCGAAGCTGAACGCTACCGCCCCGCGGCGGAAAAAATCCTCAAGGGCGAGCCGGACCAGGCGGTCTACAACCACTATTCCAGCCCATGCGGTCAGTTCGCTGCGGGTGTGTGGGAAGGTGCAGTCGGGCAGTGGACAGTGAACTACACCGAGCACGAATACTGCGAGATCGTTCAGGGTGTATCGGTGCTGCGCGACCAGGATGGCGGTGCGAAAACGCTGCGTACCGGTGATCGGTTTGTGATCCCGGCCGGTTTCAAGGGCACCTGGGAGGTGCTGGAGCCTTGCCGCAAGATCTATGTGATGTTCGAGCAGAAATAA